In one window of uncultured Desulfovibrio sp. DNA:
- a CDS encoding molybdopterin-dependent oxidoreductase produces MGSMQLVQSVCGMCTARCPISVEIKDGAVGMIYGNPHSPLKGALCARGVAGKALERESECPQSPLIRVGERGEGKWKKVSWEEAFDYVAQKIAAVQQQYGREAVLWSDRDGPFTDLYRAFMRGIGSPNVCTHSTSCDLNTHHACKAVMGLGRGMAVNDFANCKHIVLQTRNIFEAINLGEARTVMQALRKGCKLTVIDIRHNVSASKANDFLLVRPGTDYAFNLGIINTLITHKLYNKDYVDAHTTGFAELAEFVAPYTAEWAAEQCQVDAQAIVRLAQSLAAAAPHVIWHPGWMTSRYGDSFQVARTALVITALLGGVGVKGGIVPGRTPKECGKAGLKKFTDLFPAPKGLRADGLGVDNKAFDPGKGLLHKAFEAISNPPQGAAPVKAYMCWRHDPLQGYPDPDALRKHFDGLDLLVSVTFSWSDTAWYSDVVLPLSTYLSRESIIATKNGLKPQFFVRNRVIPPRYDTKADWEIIGGLAKRLGLDPLVFESAEDVWRFQLEGTGLTSADFTEKGFVSLTSDPLYVDLANYSFPTASGKVELTSEGYGKGCGENMLPPYTPPVAPPEGAYRITFGRVAVHTQGHTINNPLLLEQVPENTVWINSKKAKAAGINPGDRVRVRDAAGNAMGEAGVKITSAIHPEAIFVVHGFGHDLPCESRAFHKGISDSKCLRGGLDMQDMGGGGLAMQEHFVTLEKVAASGAA; encoded by the coding sequence ATGGGCAGTATGCAGTTGGTTCAGAGTGTATGCGGAATGTGCACCGCAAGGTGTCCAATTTCTGTAGAAATAAAAGATGGTGCCGTGGGTATGATTTACGGCAATCCGCACAGTCCCCTCAAGGGTGCCTTGTGCGCGCGCGGCGTGGCTGGCAAGGCCCTTGAGCGCGAGTCGGAGTGCCCGCAGAGCCCGCTTATTCGCGTGGGTGAGCGGGGCGAGGGCAAGTGGAAAAAGGTTTCGTGGGAAGAAGCCTTTGACTATGTTGCGCAAAAAATTGCCGCAGTGCAGCAGCAATACGGCAGGGAAGCCGTGCTGTGGTCTGACCGCGACGGCCCCTTTACCGACCTGTACCGCGCCTTCATGCGCGGCATAGGTTCGCCCAACGTCTGTACGCACAGCACCTCGTGCGACCTCAATACCCACCACGCCTGCAAGGCCGTCATGGGCCTCGGGCGCGGCATGGCCGTCAACGATTTTGCCAACTGCAAGCACATCGTGCTGCAAACGCGCAACATTTTTGAAGCTATCAACCTTGGCGAGGCCAGAACCGTCATGCAGGCCCTGCGCAAAGGCTGCAAGCTGACGGTCATTGACATCCGCCACAACGTTTCGGCCTCCAAGGCCAATGATTTTCTGCTTGTCCGTCCCGGTACGGACTATGCCTTCAATCTGGGCATCATCAACACGCTTATTACTCACAAGCTGTACAACAAGGATTATGTGGACGCCCACACCACGGGTTTTGCCGAACTGGCCGAATTTGTGGCTCCTTATACGGCGGAATGGGCGGCAGAGCAGTGTCAGGTCGATGCGCAGGCCATTGTGCGCCTTGCGCAATCGCTTGCCGCCGCCGCCCCCCATGTGATCTGGCATCCCGGCTGGATGACCTCGCGGTATGGGGATTCTTTTCAGGTTGCACGCACGGCCCTGGTCATTACGGCCCTGCTGGGCGGCGTGGGCGTCAAGGGCGGCATAGTGCCGGGCCGTACCCCAAAGGAATGCGGCAAGGCCGGGCTCAAAAAGTTTACGGATCTTTTTCCCGCGCCCAAGGGCTTGCGCGCCGACGGCCTTGGCGTTGACAACAAGGCTTTCGACCCCGGCAAGGGGCTGCTGCACAAGGCTTTTGAAGCCATCAGCAATCCTCCGCAGGGGGCAGCTCCGGTCAAGGCTTACATGTGCTGGCGGCACGACCCCTTGCAGGGCTATCCCGATCCCGATGCGCTGCGCAAACACTTTGACGGCCTTGACCTGCTTGTGAGCGTCACGTTCTCCTGGTCAGACACCGCCTGGTATTCAGACGTGGTGCTGCCGCTCTCCACCTACCTTTCGCGCGAAAGCATCATTGCCACCAAGAACGGCCTCAAGCCGCAGTTCTTTGTGCGCAACCGCGTTATCCCGCCGCGCTACGACACCAAGGCCGACTGGGAAATCATTGGCGGTCTGGCAAAGCGCCTCGGGCTTGATCCGCTGGTTTTTGAAAGCGCGGAGGACGTGTGGCGTTTTCAGCTTGAAGGAACAGGCCTCACCAGCGCGGACTTTACCGAAAAAGGCTTTGTCTCGCTCACCAGTGATCCTCTGTACGTGGATCTGGCAAATTATTCCTTCCCCACTGCCTCGGGCAAGGTTGAGCTGACCAGCGAGGGCTACGGCAAGGGCTGCGGCGAAAACATGCTCCCCCCCTACACGCCGCCCGTTGCACCGCCCGAGGGGGCCTACCGCATTACCTTTGGACGCGTGGCCGTGCATACCCAGGGCCATACCATCAATAATCCTCTGCTGCTTGAGCAGGTTCCTGAAAATACCGTGTGGATCAACAGCAAAAAGGCCAAGGCCGCTGGCATCAACCCCGGCGACAGGGTGCGCGTGCGTGATGCTGCGGGCAATGCCATGGGCGAGGCCGGGGTCAAGATCACCTCTGCCATCCATCCCGAGGCCATCTTTGTGGTGCATGGCTTTGGCCACGATCTGCCTTGCGAAAGCCGGGCTTTCCACAAGGGAATCTCTGACAGCAAGTGCCTGCGCGGTGGTCTGGACATGCAGGACATGGGCGGTGGCGGTCTTGCCATGCAGGAGCATTTTGTCACGCTGGAGAAAGTGGCCGCTTCCGGCGCTGCCTAG
- a CDS encoding 4Fe-4S dicluster domain-containing protein has protein sequence MSKYIVMHNSADCIGCKACEVQCRSLHNGGPGAFFCRVLSVEQTEPKPALGFVYTSCFHCENPWCVKACPTGAMRRRDDGIVYVETSACVGCKACITACPWAAPQWNAQTGKVDKCDLCRDRIDQGLKPACVTTCAMSCLQFSTPDAASQEKRQEFAEQLQRNRPVVR, from the coding sequence ATGAGCAAATATATTGTCATGCACAATTCGGCGGATTGCATAGGCTGCAAGGCTTGCGAGGTTCAGTGCCGCAGCCTGCACAACGGCGGGCCGGGGGCTTTTTTCTGCCGCGTTCTTTCCGTGGAGCAGACCGAACCCAAGCCCGCGCTGGGTTTTGTGTACACCTCGTGCTTTCACTGTGAAAATCCCTGGTGCGTCAAGGCCTGCCCCACAGGGGCCATGCGCCGCAGGGATGATGGCATTGTCTATGTGGAAACCTCGGCCTGCGTGGGCTGCAAGGCCTGCATCACCGCCTGCCCCTGGGCCGCGCCCCAGTGGAACGCCCAGACCGGCAAGGTGGATAAGTGCGACCTGTGCCGCGACCGCATTGATCAGGGCCTCAAGCCTGCCTGCGTAACCACCTGCGCCATGAGCTGCCTGCAATTCTCCACGCCGGATGCGGCCAGTCAGGAAAAGCGGCAGGAATTTGCCGAGCAGTTGCAGCGCAACAGGCCTGTTGTCCGCTAG
- a CDS encoding NADH-quinone oxidoreductase subunit A codes for MVPTVAGEEYLAILLLLVIALLFGVLTLFFGRFFRMRRPYREKLMPYECGNEPTAEPRTRFSIKFYYVAILFVIIDVEAIFLYTWAVEFVRLGSLGLAEMLTFMTLLVLAYAYAWKKGAFEWVK; via the coding sequence ATGGTGCCTACGGTTGCCGGAGAAGAGTATCTTGCCATTCTGCTGCTGCTTGTTATTGCGCTGCTTTTTGGCGTGCTTACGTTGTTTTTCGGGCGGTTTTTCCGCATGCGTCGGCCCTACCGCGAAAAACTCATGCCCTATGAGTGCGGCAACGAGCCAACCGCCGAGCCACGCACGCGTTTTTCCATCAAATTTTATTACGTTGCCATTCTTTTTGTCATCATCGATGTGGAAGCCATCTTCCTCTACACCTGGGCAGTGGAGTTTGTGCGTCTGGGCAGCCTTGGGCTGGCGGAAATGCTGACCTTCATGACCCTGCTGGTGCTGGCCTATGCCTATGCCTGGAAAAAGGGGGCCTTTGAATGGGTGAAGTAG
- a CDS encoding NADH-quinone oxidoreductase subunit B: MGEVETRTAAHGNQPLVVHKDGLRFFPGANAVLGPLNSLVNWGRCGSIWPVTFGLACCAIEMMATGASTHDLDRFGIIFRASPRQADCMVVAGTLSKKMAPVLRRVYDQMPEPRYVLAMGSCACSGGLFQSYAVTQGVDQIIPVDVYVPGCPPRPEALFDGFIKLQEKINKEQFRWSPWR; the protein is encoded by the coding sequence ATGGGTGAAGTAGAAACTCGCACCGCCGCGCATGGCAACCAGCCGCTTGTGGTGCACAAGGACGGCCTGCGGTTTTTCCCCGGCGCCAACGCCGTGCTCGGGCCACTCAACTCCCTGGTCAACTGGGGCCGTTGCGGCTCCATCTGGCCGGTGACCTTTGGCCTTGCCTGCTGCGCCATCGAAATGATGGCCACAGGCGCGTCAACGCACGATCTTGACCGCTTTGGCATCATCTTTCGCGCCAGCCCCCGACAGGCAGACTGCATGGTGGTGGCCGGAACCCTGAGCAAAAAAATGGCCCCGGTGCTGCGCAGGGTTTATGACCAGATGCCCGAGCCGCGCTATGTGCTCGCCATGGGCAGTTGCGCATGCAGCGGCGGGCTTTTTCAGTCGTATGCCGTAACTCAGGGCGTGGATCAGATTATTCCGGTAGACGTCTATGTGCCGGGCTGCCCCCCGCGTCCGGAAGCGCTTTTTGACGGCTTTATCAAGTTGCAGGAGAAAATTAACAAGGAGCAATTTCGATGGAGTCCCTGGAGATAG
- a CDS encoding NADH-quinone oxidoreductase subunit C, translated as MESLEIARLLREAFPQEVLDIQEFRGQTAVLLHHGRILDVLVYAREHFDMMHLRSLCGVDNSRRKQEGLGAFEVVYNLYSVNQRIALRLRAQLDDPDAGIDSAVPLWPVANWLEREVFDLMGIHFKGHPDLRRILLPGDWQGHPLRKAYPVRIPSRGVPEWSGLTELREHARAADALSWQGGEKHE; from the coding sequence ATGGAGTCCCTGGAGATAGCGCGTCTGCTGCGTGAGGCTTTTCCGCAGGAAGTGCTCGACATACAGGAGTTTCGTGGGCAGACGGCAGTGCTGCTGCACCACGGGCGCATCCTTGATGTGCTGGTCTACGCCAGGGAGCATTTTGACATGATGCACCTGCGCTCGCTCTGCGGGGTGGACAACAGCCGCCGCAAGCAGGAGGGCCTTGGCGCGTTTGAGGTCGTCTATAACCTGTATTCCGTGAATCAGCGCATTGCCCTGCGTCTGCGCGCCCAACTGGACGATCCCGATGCGGGCATTGATTCCGCCGTGCCCTTGTGGCCTGTGGCCAACTGGCTTGAGCGCGAAGTCTTTGACCTCATGGGCATACACTTCAAGGGGCACCCTGACCTTCGCCGCATCCTGTTGCCGGGTGACTGGCAGGGTCACCCCCTGCGCAAGGCCTATCCTGTGCGCATCCCCTCGCGCGGTGTACCTGAATGGTCTGGCCTGACCGAATTGCGCGAACACGCCAGGGCGGCGGACGCTCTGAGCTGGCAGGGGGGAGAAAAGCATGAGTGA
- the nuoD gene encoding NADH dehydrogenase (quinone) subunit D, with product MSEIRKQSLECPVRHGQPVGRQNVQELLGRELPENADDFDCFDESDEDRTSLRLGPQHPATHGVLRLDLELEGETILSCDPQVGYLHRGFEKMAETFTYAQALTLTDRLDYIAAMSNNTGYCLAVEKLLGVQAPLRARYIRTIACEMSRLCSHLLWLATHALDIGAMTVFLYCFREREMLLDLFEDLCGARLTLTYPRIGGVRQDVTGRFMEGLQDFLNIFPKRILEYETLLDTNRIWLQRTVGVGVLSGEEALALGLTGACLRGSGVDYDVRKHEPYDAYDLVDFEVPLGSDGDIYARYRCRMEEMRQSVRILQQCVDQLPPGATLAADAPDLLMPYRAWRSEAETALFGGSLRQVMHDNNIYMPGDVYVATEAPKGELGFYFVSDGSSRPYRMHVRGPSFIHIGALASIAPGGLIADLIANIGSMDVVLGESDR from the coding sequence ATGAGTGAAATCCGCAAGCAGAGCCTTGAATGCCCTGTGCGTCACGGTCAGCCTGTGGGGCGTCAGAACGTGCAGGAACTGCTGGGCAGGGAACTGCCAGAAAACGCTGACGACTTTGACTGCTTTGACGAAAGCGACGAGGACCGCACCAGCCTGCGCCTCGGGCCGCAACATCCCGCCACGCACGGCGTGCTGCGCCTCGACCTTGAGCTTGAGGGCGAAACCATTTTGAGCTGCGACCCGCAGGTGGGTTATCTGCACCGTGGCTTTGAAAAAATGGCCGAAACCTTCACCTACGCGCAGGCCCTCACCCTCACTGACCGGCTGGACTACATCGCCGCCATGTCCAACAACACGGGCTACTGCCTTGCGGTGGAAAAGCTGCTGGGCGTGCAGGCTCCGCTACGGGCGCGTTACATCCGCACCATTGCCTGCGAGATGTCGCGCCTGTGTTCGCATCTGCTCTGGCTTGCCACCCACGCGCTGGATATCGGGGCCATGACCGTCTTTCTGTACTGCTTCCGCGAACGCGAAATGCTGCTGGATCTTTTTGAAGACCTCTGCGGCGCGCGCCTCACCCTGACGTATCCGCGCATCGGCGGCGTGCGGCAGGACGTGACAGGGCGCTTCATGGAAGGTTTGCAGGATTTTCTCAATATCTTCCCCAAGCGCATACTTGAGTACGAAACCCTGCTCGATACCAACCGTATCTGGTTGCAGCGCACGGTGGGCGTTGGCGTGCTGAGCGGCGAGGAAGCTCTTGCTCTCGGCCTCACCGGGGCTTGCCTGCGCGGTTCGGGCGTGGATTACGATGTGCGCAAGCACGAACCCTACGATGCCTATGATCTGGTGGATTTTGAAGTGCCGCTGGGCAGCGATGGCGATATTTACGCCCGCTACCGCTGCCGCATGGAAGAAATGCGCCAGTCTGTGCGCATTCTGCAACAGTGCGTGGATCAGCTCCCTCCCGGCGCGACCCTTGCGGCAGATGCCCCCGATCTGCTCATGCCCTACAGGGCGTGGCGCAGCGAGGCTGAAACAGCGCTTTTTGGCGGCAGTCTGCGGCAGGTCATGCACGACAACAATATCTACATGCCCGGCGATGTGTACGTGGCCACCGAGGCTCCCAAGGGCGAGCTTGGCTTCTACTTTGTGAGCGACGGCAGCAGCAGGCCTTACCGCATGCACGTGCGCGGGCCGTCGTTTATCCATATCGGCGCGCTGGCAAGCATCGCCCCGGGCGGGCTTATTGCCGACCTTATTGCCAATATCGGCAGCATGGACGTGGTGCTGGGAGAATCTGACCGGTAA
- the nuoH gene encoding NADH-quinone oxidoreductase subunit NuoH — protein sequence MNVLVIVLQLLVLLVVVLLHVAYATYFERKVIGHMQMRMGPTRVGWLGLLQPIADGIKSFFKEDIIPSAADKPIFMLAPIICLVPAFASLAILPWAEGWALSNINIGLLFVFAMSSLGGYGVVLAGWASNSKFSFLGGLRASAQVISYEIAMGLSLVGVMLLSGSLNLGDIVAAQGDSFFGMFAFRQCIGFFIFCVAMLAETNRVPFDLPEAESELVSGYCTEYSGMRYALFFMAEYTSMFVMATVGVVCFLGGWRGPVEVDFFPPFWLVLKVYGVMFFFFWVRATLPRYRYDQLMALGWKVLIPLALFNIVITALGKALAS from the coding sequence ATGAATGTTCTGGTAATTGTACTGCAACTTCTTGTGCTTCTGGTGGTCGTGCTGCTGCATGTGGCCTATGCCACATACTTTGAGCGCAAGGTCATCGGCCATATGCAGATGCGGATGGGCCCCACCCGCGTGGGCTGGCTTGGGCTGCTGCAACCCATTGCGGATGGCATCAAGAGCTTTTTCAAGGAAGACATCATCCCCTCTGCGGCGGACAAGCCCATCTTCATGCTTGCTCCCATCATCTGTCTGGTGCCCGCCTTTGCCTCGCTGGCGATCCTGCCGTGGGCCGAGGGCTGGGCCTTGTCCAACATCAATATCGGCCTGCTTTTTGTGTTCGCCATGAGTTCCCTTGGCGGCTACGGGGTTGTGCTGGCGGGCTGGGCCTCAAACTCCAAGTTCAGCTTTCTTGGCGGGTTGCGGGCCTCGGCGCAGGTAATCAGTTATGAAATCGCCATGGGCCTCAGCCTTGTGGGCGTGATGCTGCTCTCCGGTTCGCTCAATCTGGGCGACATTGTGGCAGCGCAGGGTGATTCGTTTTTTGGCATGTTCGCCTTCCGTCAGTGCATCGGCTTTTTCATCTTTTGCGTTGCCATGCTGGCGGAAACCAACCGCGTGCCCTTTGACCTGCCCGAGGCGGAAAGTGAGCTTGTTTCCGGCTATTGCACGGAATACAGCGGCATGCGCTACGCCCTGTTTTTCATGGCCGAATACACGTCCATGTTTGTGATGGCCACGGTGGGTGTGGTCTGCTTTCTGGGCGGCTGGCGCGGCCCGGTGGAAGTGGACTTTTTCCCGCCGTTCTGGCTGGTGCTCAAGGTGTATGGCGTCATGTTTTTCTTTTTCTGGGTGCGGGCCACGCTGCCGCGTTACCGCTACGACCAGCTCATGGCCCTTGGCTGGAAGGTGCTTATCCCCCTGGCGCTCTTCAATATTGTGATTACGGCTCTGGGCAAGGCCCTAGCCTCTTGA
- the nuoI gene encoding NADH-quinone oxidoreductase subunit NuoI: MQIQYKAPRNWLQTLLQTEIAQGMALTLRRMFNRPITRQYPEEKPVVAAGFRGRHALVRDAATGESRCVACMRCARVCPSHCIRIRWSRAADNSRVVDAYNIDALRCIFCGYCAEVCPVNAIVLTEVYAYAANGRSAFKFDKQALLDNWDDFAAQKGDMQGYVNPLCRPRNMPEGALAHAKRVAVDAEWSGAEQWVGKNHRAACTRTQGAEPASSASGHGQTNQDGAAQ, encoded by the coding sequence ATGCAGATTCAGTACAAAGCGCCCCGCAACTGGCTGCAAACCCTGTTGCAGACAGAAATAGCCCAGGGCATGGCCCTGACTTTGCGGCGCATGTTCAACCGCCCCATAACGCGGCAGTACCCGGAAGAAAAACCTGTGGTCGCCGCTGGTTTCCGCGGGCGGCACGCCCTGGTGCGCGATGCCGCAACCGGCGAGAGCCGTTGTGTTGCCTGTATGCGCTGCGCGCGGGTGTGCCCCTCGCACTGCATACGCATTCGCTGGAGCCGCGCCGCAGATAACAGCCGCGTGGTGGATGCCTATAATATCGATGCCCTGCGCTGCATTTTTTGCGGCTACTGCGCAGAGGTATGCCCGGTGAACGCCATTGTGCTGACAGAAGTCTATGCCTACGCAGCCAACGGGCGTTCGGCCTTCAAGTTTGACAAGCAGGCCCTGCTGGACAACTGGGACGACTTTGCAGCGCAGAAGGGCGACATGCAAGGCTATGTGAACCCCCTGTGCCGCCCCCGCAACATGCCCGAAGGCGCGCTTGCCCATGCCAAGCGGGTGGCGGTGGATGCGGAATGGAGCGGAGCGGAGCAGTGGGTGGGCAAGAATCACCGAGCTGCGTGCACTCGAACGCAAGGCGCAGAGCCGGCCTCGAGCGCGTCCGGCCACGGTCAGACAAATCAGGACGGTGCTGCGCAATGA
- a CDS encoding NADH-quinone oxidoreductase subunit J: MFGEIFFLYCAFVITVCGVLAISLRNPIHCVLLVLLLFFHMAAVYLTLQAEFLAAIQIIVYAGAILVMYLFVLFLVNLQRELRLPALTPKPIVGYALAAALCGGILWGVAGFVPGGKGQWPLEALREVTHTKALSRELFTNHFLSLEIAGVLLLVALVAALTLARRQPVCTPAPAQAQDNACPCASGNKDQGGAA, from the coding sequence GTGTTTGGTGAAATATTTTTTCTATACTGCGCCTTTGTCATAACCGTGTGCGGCGTGCTGGCTATCAGCCTGCGCAATCCCATTCACTGCGTGTTGCTGGTGCTGCTGCTGTTCTTCCACATGGCGGCGGTCTACCTGACCTTGCAGGCCGAATTTCTGGCAGCCATACAGATCATCGTCTATGCCGGGGCCATCTTGGTCATGTACCTTTTTGTGCTCTTTCTGGTGAACCTGCAACGCGAGTTGCGGCTGCCTGCCCTGACCCCCAAGCCCATTGTGGGCTATGCGCTGGCTGCTGCCCTGTGCGGCGGCATTCTCTGGGGCGTGGCTGGCTTTGTACCGGGGGGCAAGGGCCAATGGCCCCTTGAAGCCCTGCGCGAGGTCACGCACACCAAGGCCTTGAGCCGCGAGCTGTTCACCAACCATTTTCTTTCGCTGGAAATTGCGGGCGTGCTGCTGCTGGTGGCTCTGGTGGCTGCCCTGACCCTTGCGCGCAGGCAGCCCGTGTGCACACCCGCCCCGGCGCAGGCCCAAGACAATGCCTGCCCTTGCGCGAGCGGCAACAAAGACCAAGGAGGCGCGGCGTGA
- the nuoK gene encoding NADH-quinone oxidoreductase subunit NuoK has product MIPLSWYMALAAVLFCIGVAGFLTRRNIIVMLLSLELMLNGVNLNLVAMSYFMDALRGQAFTIFIITVAACEAAVGLGIVICLFRSHKSVRNEDITTMRG; this is encoded by the coding sequence GTGATTCCCCTTTCCTGGTACATGGCGCTGGCAGCAGTGCTTTTCTGCATAGGTGTGGCCGGGTTTCTGACGCGCCGCAACATCATTGTGATGCTGCTCTCGCTTGAATTGATGCTCAACGGCGTCAACCTCAATCTGGTGGCCATGAGCTATTTCATGGACGCTCTGCGCGGGCAGGCTTTTACCATTTTCATCATCACCGTTGCCGCCTGCGAGGCCGCAGTGGGGCTTGGCATTGTCATCTGTCTGTTCCGCAGCCACAAAAGTGTGCGTAACGAAGATATAACCACGATGCGGGGGTAA